The DNA region CAGGCGTGGGGTGTCGTACTTTAGTTTTCGTGTAATAAGCATTGCATTGGTCTTGTGCGGTGCGAACTTCAATTTGTTCCTGACGCCCCATTCCCGGGCATGTTCGAGAGCAGAGTTGGCCTTGGCCTCAATTTCCATTGCGGTGCTTCCATCCACCACAAGTGCCACGTCGTCCGCGAACGCCTGGCAGTAGTCGCCCCTGGCTTGGAGACTTTTGAGGAGTGGGTCCAGCAGTAGATTCCAGAGGATGGGACCCGCTATTGACCCTTGTACACAGCCTTTGCTGGTCTCCAGTCCATACTGTTCACCCGCATACCGCACCGTGACGCTTCTGTCCTTTAGGTAACTGTCCATCATTTGTCTCAGACCAACGGGGCAGTTTTCCTCGGCCAGCCGGACTCTGATGGCAGGCCACCATGCGCTGTCGAAGGCCCCCTCTATATCCAGTGAGATCAGCGTGACGATCCTTTTTTCACCTAGTTTTTTGTTAATTCTCTGCATAAGGGTATAGAGGGAGTCCTCGGTGCTGCGCTGCGGCATGAATCCGTATTGGCAGGCACTGGTCCTCGGTATTAGGTGGGACTTTAGCCTGGCAACCAGCATCTTCTCTAAGATCTTTCCGAAGATTGGCAGCAATCCTATCGGCCTATATGACTTGGGGTTTGCATAGTTGTCCTTTCCCGGTTTCCTGAGGACGACCACCGTGGCCTCCTTCCAGATCTTAGGGAAGTATCGGTACTTGAGGCATTTGTTTAGTAGGGTGAGGAACAATTCAGGGTTTACTCGAATGGCGTGGCAGCATATATCGGCCGTGAAACCCTCCGCGCCTGGTGCCTTTTTCGGGTTAAACGACTCGCACGACCATATCAGTTCAGCCATCGTGAAGGGTGGTTCACAAGTTTCATTTTGTTCGCCATCGTTCACTTCGGCCGCTCTCTTACGGGTTTGTCTGTGGTGGGCGTCATCACTACTGGCAGAGTCCTCTGGGTAAAAGGTCTCCGCCAGCAGCTTCACCGACTCTTTAGCGCTAAGGGTTTCGCCATTTTTCTCCAGGGGTACGTCCTCCACTCTTTTTGTGACTCTGCCTATAACCCTATATATACCCTCCCAAAGCCCTTCCTTATCCTGCTTTTTACAAAAGTCTTTCCAACTCTCGACTTGGGCTTTTACTGCTCGACTTTCATATTGTTCCTTTGCTTCAAGGTACTCTTTCACGACCCTCTCTCGTCTTACTGGGGCTGCACAGCGGATTCTGCGCTTTCTAGTAGTGACTATTTGTTTCATCTCTTCGAGTTCAGGCGACCACCATGGTAATTTGAGATTctctttatttttcttttttgggATGGATTTTTTACATATTTCTGTTATTACTTGCgttaatttatttactatttcttcaattttttccttCGTTTCTATTTGTTCTATTTCTGGTTTTGTTAGGTGATTTTCTTGCAATAATTGTCCGAGTTTCTCATGAAAATCGGTCCAATTTGCTTTTTTTGTGTTATATAATCTGGTGGTTCTTTGTATTTTGATACCTGTTGATTTTTTgagttgaattttaaaaagaatCCCATTGTGGTCCGAACTCGTGAGTCCCTCGTCGACCTTCCAATCATCTACTAGGTCCAGCATCTCCGTTGAGCAGGCTGTTATGTCAACGAAGCTGCTGAAGCGCCTGTCACCCCTCACAGTATCGAAAGTCGGTATGTTTCCCATATTGAGCACGTTCAGGTTGAGCTCATTGAGGGTTCCCATCAGGTCTTCACCCCTATGATCCGTCTGTGGGCTACCCCACCATACACTTTTAGCGTTGGCATCACCTCCTATGATCCATTTATTAGAGTCTATTTCTTTTCTTATTTTGGATAAGTGCTCCAAGTAGGGTTCAATGGGCTGGTCTGGCTCAAAATAAATGGACACGAGTGTAATCCTCCAAGCGACGGTGCTGATCCCCACCACCACGATGTTGTTTGTGGTGAGTTTTGGGTATTGTTCAACATTGAGATCGTCATCGAATATGGCTATTGCTGCCTTTACAACACCCTCTTCAGTGCCGTCACTCTGGTAGATTCTCACTCCTCTGTGGCTCCTCATTTCTTTACTGGCCCCCACGTAGGGTTCCTGTAGGAGCGCAAGGGCGATTTTCCGCCTTTCCGCCTCCACAAGTAACTCATCTGTGGCCAGTTTCTTTCTCTGGAGGTTTGCTTGCGCTACCCGGTAGGGCGTTTGTACCTTTTTGGTGCCCTCAGCAGTGGTAAGCCACTGTTGCTCGAACTATATTGTCCCATTTCTGTCGTACAGGGCATACAAGGTCGAATGCGTTATGCTCTGCGTTTTCCAAGTTTGCCTTTACACAGTTGTGGCATCGGGGTGGTATTTTGGCAAGCCATTCTTCGCACTCGGTTTTTAAGTGGGGTCCTCCACAATGGCCACACAGATCGGTTTGTTCTGTGCAAAAGCGTTTGCCGTGACCAAATCCCAGGCAGCGGGTGCACTGCACCAGCGGGGACTGGTCCTCCACTTTGATTCTTTGGAGGTCTATGTGGACATTTCCCCTATTTATTGCTCTCTGATAGATAATGGGAGAGACGCTGATCACTATATGTCCTGTATGAGGGTTTCTGGCCCTTTTTCGGTATTTGATTGACACTCGGTCTTCCTCTTCGCCAAGGTCACGGAAGATATCCCTATTTTGGTTTCTCAGTGCCTTTAGGACGTCCTCATCCGTGTTTATGGAGAGCACGCTCCTAAGGATGAGTAGTGGGTCCTTATTCTTCACGTCCTCGACGATGAGATTGGTTACTTCTTTTGCTAGCCTGTCCTTGATCTTTTCCCTTTCCTCTCTAGTAGCCAGCCCCATTACGACTTTTCTGTCTTTCGCTTTTTTGACTCTTTCCACCGTAATCCACCCATCCTTCGCATCTACCGCTTTCCTAATCTTGTCGAGGACCTCGTCTCCCGTTTCAGTTTCATCCTTGGAGGTAACGACCACTGAGTGCAGGGTACCTCTTCTCAAGGTCGGTCCTGCACCGGGTGCCGAGTTTGGGGACGCCGCCGCTACGCTTGCGTATGTCGCGGTCGTCGCCATCCTCCCAAGGGTCTCCTTTTGGGTCTCCATCGAGGCCCTCAGCTCGTCCATTTTTTTGCCGTTCTCTTCTATGAGCTTGGTTTGCTCTTCCAGCTTTGTCAGAATGTTCTTAGGAAAGCATTGGTCCGGCTCCGGAGTGACTGTGAATGTGGTGTTTGCTGTGTTGGTCAGCTTTGGGGTTGTTGCTGAACTGAGTCGAGGCATCTCTAGGCGTTTTTTCTCGAGTTCCAAGTCCTTCACCATCTTGTAGAGTTTTTCAATAATTTCTTTCACCGAGGCCTTCATTTCCTTTTTAATGTTGCCGGAAAGGTCTAATTGGTTTTTCGCTTTTTCCATTAGTCTCCTGGCCTCGgcggtttttatgcaggtgatTGGTGAGGTTTTTGCCTCTCCAACTTTTACTTGTGCAACTCGTTGCCCTTGAGGACTTGTCAGTCTTAGGAGGTCTTTGCCAGGGGCCTCCAAGGCTTCCTTGGCCGGCGGGGGGGCCGCTGTGGGGCTCTGCCCCTGTTTTTGTTTTCCTGAGGCCTCCCATTCGCCGATGCTGCGCCTCACCTTCGACGGTTCGCCACCGTCGTTCGCCTGGTTTCCGGCCATTTTGACAGGCGTGCGGAAACCAAACATCTACTTCTTCTTTTTGCGGTGGTGGTGCCTTAGCCTAAGACGATCCTACAGAAGTTTAGCGAACTGTATAAGTACGCTTTGCGAGAACCGCTTGTCTCCTTGTCGGGGCTCTCCCGACTTATCGTGAAGGTTGCCGCCTCTGTAAAGGGGAGGTGGCGCTCTGGCGATCGTACTCGCCGTCGGATTGTAAAGAAGGGTTGTAGAAGAAGGAAAAAGcacaattaaaattttctagaaTATAGAgtcaaatattattttacaagTGTAGAGTCACGGACTCTACTATCAACTTAACACTAATGTAACTGTATATAGACACACAGCAATCAATTAAATCTAAGAAAAGTCTCTTACTTTAACCaaatttttagtaaaaataGACTTTTACAGTGAAGCCGAAATTTGGCTCTATGTAGAGCTGTTTTGTCTACTCTAGTTGATAGGTCTCCTCAAGCCCTTTCCAACGATACCAAGCACGACCCTGCTATTCCTACTGGTTCCGGAGCTACGACGGTCTGAAGTTTTTGGTTTCCGTCCAGGAACCGGTTTCAAGATTCGGTATCTGCTTGTATCTCCGGATCCGCTGGCCCTACAGATCCGCGCTTGGGCTCGTTTTTCAGGGCTCGATTAGCTCTATCCAGCCGGAACACTTTCAGGTGGGGAAAATTTTCAGGTTTTCAGTTTCCTGAAAAGTCCTGAATTCGGCTGAAACCTTTTTCCTCACCCGGAGTTGCACCGGCTGATGTTCCAGGAGGAAACCCCAGCTCTCTACGACCTACCGTTTGGGAGATATCTCGGTTTAAActtttccaagatggcggctagaACTGTCAAAGTGAAACTTTGACCGCTGATTTCTCCCGTTCCCGGAGTCGCAGAAAACCGGGATTTTCGATGGCTTACCTAAACTTAACCTAATCTATCGGCTGAGACCACTTTCAGGCCTCGAAAATTTTCAGGAATTTTCAGACTGAATTTCGCCTGAAATTTCCTGAAAAGTGTCGAAGGTCGTAGGTTTGCCTGCTTTTTTCTTCAGGAAAGAAACCGCGAGTCTCCAGGCACCTGGGTTGCCGAGATATTGCCACTTGAAAAAAGGCAAGATGGCCGCCGAACTGTCAAACTCAGTGTTTGAGGGCCGATATCTCAGGAACGGGTGGTCGGAGGAAGTTCGGGTTTTCTTCCCTGCTTTTCGCCTTATCTCCTCTTACACTTAGAGGTGGTCTCAACCCTTAGAAATTTGTGTCGAGATATTCACCTGAAACCTGAAAAAGTCGGTTTCTGCTCGAAAGACACTATCTAAGGTGAAAATCCGACTTTTTTATGTCAAGCGGTTACCGAGTATTTGCACTTTAAAATTTGGTACcagaaaaaacaaaatggcggtTTTTTGGTTTCTAGCCAATTTAAAAGATACAGGGTCCGTGTTTCCGGTTTCCCGAAGTGAAATGTCAGTTCTAAGGccaataataataagaaaaaataatattttatattaatttagaaTATATTGCCAAAATTAGGTTAAAATTCAATAACTCCGGTACCCCTTGAcacaaaaatacacaaaa from Cydia fagiglandana chromosome 6, ilCydFagi1.1, whole genome shotgun sequence includes:
- the LOC134665540 gene encoding uncharacterized protein LOC134665540 codes for the protein MAGNQANDGGEPSKVRRSIGEWEASGKQKQGQSPTAAPPPAKEALEAPGKDLLRLTSPQGQRVAQVKVGEAKTSPITCIKTAEARRLMEKAKNQLDLSGNIKKEMKASVKEIIEKLYKMVKDLELEKKRLEMPRLSSATTPKLTNTANTTFTVTPEPDQCFPKNILTKLEEQTKLIEENGKKMDELRASMETQKETLGRMATTATYASVAAASPNSAPGAGPTLRRGTLHSVVVTSKDETETGDEVLDKIRKAVDAKDGWITVERVKKAKDRKVVMGLATREEREKIKDRLAKEVTNLIVEDVKNKDPLLILRSVLSINTDEDVLKALRNQNRDIFRDLGEEEDRVSIKYRKRARNPHTGHIVISVSPIIYQRAINRGNVHIDLQRIKVEDQSPLVQCTRCLGFGHGKRFCTEQTDLCGHCGGPHLKTECEEWLAKIPPRCHNCFEQQWLTTAEGTKKVQTPYRVAQANLQRKKLATDELLVEAERRKIALALLQEPYVGASKEMRSHRGVRIYQSDGTEEGVVKAAIAIFDDDLNVEQYPKLTTNNIVVVGISTVAWRITLVSIYFEPDQPIEPYLEHLSKIRKEIDSNKWIIGGDANAKSVWWGSPQTDHRGEDLMGTLNELNLNVLNMGNIPTFDTVRGDRRFSSFVDITACSTEMLDLVDDWKVDEGLTSSDHNGILFKIQLKKSTGIKIQRTTRLYNTKKANWTDFHEKLGQLLQENHLTKPEIEQIETKEKIEEIVNKLTQVITEICKKSIPKKKNKENLKLPWWSPELEEMKQIVTTRKRRIRCAAPVRRERVVKEYLEAKEQYESRAVKAQVESWKDFCKKQDKEGLWEGIYRVIGRVTKRVEDVPLEKNGETLSAKESVKLLAETFYPEDSASSDDAHHRQTRKRAAEVNDGEQNETCEPPFTMAELIWSCESFNPKKAPGAEGFTADICCHAIRVNPELFLTLLNKCLKYRYFPKIWKEATVVVLRKPGKDNYANPKSYRPIGLLPIFGKILEKMLVARLKSHLIPRTSACQYGFMPQRSTEDSLYTLMQRINKKLGEKRIVTLISLDIEGAFDSAWWPAIRVRLAEENCPVGLRQMMDSYLKDRSVTVRYAGEQYGLETSKGCVQGSIAGPILWNLLLDPLLKSLQARGDYCQAFADDVALVVDGSTAMEIEAKANSALEHAREWGVRNKLKFAPHKTNAMLITRKLKYDTPRLCMGGINIGMVKEIKMLGVVIDNKLTFNEHVSNVCKKAVGIHKQLSRAAKASWGLHPEVIKTIYVATVEPIVLYAASVWAPAATKISVQKQLAAVQRGIAQKLCKAYRTVSLNSALILAGILPLDLRVREAASLYEAKRGVPQPGLGDWEVERMAPAAEMPHPAERQELKLISLVDQNDVNNHSNYEVRIYTDGSKIGGGVGASLSIWRGEAEIKARKLALPKFCTVYQAELLAICVATREVKNSKANTFGIYSDSMAALQTIQNYSCLHPLAVEARDNIRTISHQGKIIALHWIKAHAGLEGNERADELAKGAAADSKRKRDYDQCPVSFVKRNIRMATLDKWNWRYTTGETASITKLFFPDAVAAYGTVRKIEFTSPVTQLMTGHGGFSEYLHRFKCKENPSCICEPGRPESIPHLIAECPQFSIQRHDTENKIGEEIKVENISKIMQNKYIRDTFLEYCKKIVKIVINRNK